In the Arthrobacter sp. Soc17.1.1.1 genome, CGGGTCCCGCAGCCGGCCGAGCACGCGTCGACCGGCAGCGGCATGCTGCTCCCGGGCCCCGTCCCGCCCTCGGAGGCACCGGACCGTCGCCGCGACACCCCGCCCCCGGCCGCCCCGGCCGTCGTCTCGTTCGCGCCCGCACCGTCGGAGCCGGCCGGGTCGGCTCCTGCTGCGTCAGCCCCTGCAGTCCCCGCGCCTGCAGCGCACCCCGACGACGACGTCGAGCAGACCCGCGTGACCACGGGCCGCGCCCCGGGTCCGCTCAAGATCCTCTTCGACAACGGCCGCGAGGTGGAGCTGCGCTCCCACGCGCTGATCGGCAGGAATCCCGCAGGGCAGAATGGGGAGATGATCGACCAGCTCATCGACTTCTCCGACCAGGGGCGCTCCGTGTCCAAGACGCATCTCCATGTCCGGGTGGAGGGTCAGGGCCTGTGGGTCTCCGACCGCAACTCCACCAACGGCAGCGCGATCACCGCACCCGACGGGCAGCGCACCCCGGTCCGTGCAGGGGAGACCCTGCTGGCACAGCCGGGGTCCACCGTGCATTTCGGTGACCGCAGCTTCCTGGTGGTGCGCCCATGACTGACCGGACCGCGCCCGCCCCGCCGCCCCGGGACCTGCGCCTCACCTACGGCTTCGCAACCGACCGGGGGCTGCGCAGGGAGCTGAACGAGGACTCCCTGATCGCCTCCGAGCCCATCTTCGCGGTGGCCGACGGCATGGGCGGCCACGCGGCCGGCGAGATCGCCAGCGGCATCTGCGTGCGCACCCTCGGGGACAGCCCCATCATCGGGCGGCACCTGCCGGAGTTCTCGGCGGCGGATCTCGAGGAGCTCATCGAGGACGCCGACCACGAGATCCGGCGGCAGACCGGCGGCCAGGCCGGCACGACGCTCACCGGGGTGGTCCTCGTCCAGGAGGCCGGCATGCCCTACTGGCTGTTCTTCAACGTGGGGGACTCGCGGACGTACCGCCTGAGCCAGGGTCAGTTCGGCCAGATCTCCGTGGACCACTCCGAGGTCCAGGAACTCGTGGACACCGGCAGCATCTCCGCCGAGCAGGCCCGCACCCATCCCCGCCGGCACGTGGTCACGCGCGCCCTGGGCACGGGTGACGACGCCGAGGCCGACTTCTGGCTCATGCCCGTCGAGGAGGGCGACCGCATCCTCGTCTGCTCGGACGGCCTCAGCGGCGAGCTCACCGACGACGGCATCTACGCCGTCCTCAGCACGGTGCGCGACCCGCAGCACGCCTGCGAGGAACTCGTCGAGGCCACCCTCCGCTCCGGGGCACGCGACAACGTGAGCCTCATCATCGTCGACGCCACGGGCGTGGGCGACGAGGCGGAGATGCAGACCACCGCACCGCGCGGCGGTACCTTCGCCGCGGACGTCGGGCACGCCGTCGAGACCGGCAGCCACCCGGCCCAGCCGGAGGGGCGGATGCCCGCCGGGGCGCACGCCGTGCCGACCGACCCGGCCCACGGGACGCCGGACCGCCGGACCACGGAGGAATCATGACCGATCAGCCGGCGCCCGCCTACGCCTACGCACCCGGCGAGTGGACGGTGCTCGTGCGCGGCCGCCTGCTCGCGGCGCTGCCCGCCGGGACGGCCCCGGCCACCGTCGGCGCCGTGTGGGACGCGATGGACGACGACGCCGGGATCGGCACGCTCCTGCCGCTCGTGAGCGGCGGCTTCGGGGCCGGACTGGCCGCGATGCCCCCGTTCGCCGTCGCCTCGACGGCGCAGGGCCTGCACGTCATCCTCCGCGGCCACGTCACCCTGACCGTCGCCGGTCCCACCGGGTCCACCACCTACACGGGGGAGCGGGTCACCACCTGGACCGAACACCTCCTCGACGGCGGCTCCTCCTTCACGCTGACCTGCGGCCCGCTGGACGGTGTGGAGCCGTCGCTGCCCCTCGTGGGCGGCGTCGTGCTCGCCGGCTCGATCACCGCGACCCCCGCCGGCACGGGTGCCGGGACAGCCGCCGACACCGGGGCGAAGGCGCAGCTGGCGGCCGGGGCGGAGGCTCAGCCGGCGGCTGCCGCCGACGCCCGCCGTGCCAGGACCGGCACACCGACCACCGAATCTTCCATCGAGTCTTCGCCCGCGCCGTCCACCGTGTCTTCCGCCACGCCTTCGCCCGCGTCTCCCGCGGCCCACGGCCGGGAGACCGGTGGCGGCGTCGTGCCCGTCGCGGAGCCCGGCAGCCTCGGCGCCATGGATCCGGAGCTCGAGGCCGAGCCGTCCACGGCCGTCGGGCAGCAGGCAGGCGGGCAGCCCGCCGGTGACGCGGGCCCTGCTGCCGGTGCGCCCGATGCCGACGACTCCGCTACGATCAACCCGAACCTCTACCTCACGAGCGTCCCCTCCGATGTCGCCGATCCGTCCGTCGTGTCGGCGGCCGAGCCGCTCGTCCCCGTGACCGCCCCTCCGGCTGCGGGCCCTGCGGAGGACGACGCCGGACCCGACGGCGGTCCCGGAACTGCCGCCCCGGCGGGCACGGCCGACCAGGCCGTCGAGGCCGTCGAGGCCGTCGAGGACGACGGCACCTCGGGCCCCGGCTACGACCACCTGTGGGACCAGACCATCGCGCGGCGCGTCGAGGACGCCGCGGTCCGCGAGGACGACGACGCACCCACCCTCGGCCCGACCCCGGCAACGGAGCCGGCCAGCCCGCCAGTCACCGAGCCGGCTGCATCCGACACCGACGCCGCAGTGCCGGGAGCGAGCGCGGCGGCACAGGCCCCGGCAACGGGACCGGTCCCCGCGCCGGAGCCGGTCACCCCGCCGACCTTCCTCATCGACTCGGTGCCCTGGGCGAAGCCCGCCCCCGCGCCTCCCGCCCCAGCCCCCGCGCCTTCCGCCCCGGCCCCCGCGCCTCCCGCGCCCGAACCCGCGCCCAACCTGCCACCCGCCCCCGCCGATCCCCTCGGCGACCACGACGGCCAGACCATCATGCGCAGCCAGCTGCCCGGCGCCGCGGGGGACACGGGGGCCGGCGACGGGCCGGAGGCTCCGGCCGGTGCGGACCGCGTCACGGGTACCGGGCCGCTCGTCCTGGCGAGGCTCTGCGTCGCGGGCCACGCCAACGCGCCCACCAGCTCCGCGTGTTCCGTGTGCGGGGGCCGGCTGCAGGCCGAGACGCGGCAGGTGCACCGCCCCACCCTCGGCGTCATGAGGATCTCCACGGGTGAGGTCGTCGACCTCGACCGGTCCGTCGTCGTCGGACGCCAGCCGTCCGTGTCCCGCGTGCAGGGCCGGGAGATGCCGCGGCTCGTGCAGGTGCAGTCCGCCTCGGGCGACATCTCGCGCTCCCACGTCGAGGTGCGCCTCGACGGCTGGCACGTGCTGCTGTGCGACCTGAAGGCCACCAACGGCACGGTGCTCATCCGCGAGGGCCAGCCCCCGCGCCGGCTCGGCCAGGGGGAGACGGCCTTCCTGCTCGACGGCGAC is a window encoding:
- a CDS encoding PP2C family protein-serine/threonine phosphatase; its protein translation is MTDRTAPAPPPRDLRLTYGFATDRGLRRELNEDSLIASEPIFAVADGMGGHAAGEIASGICVRTLGDSPIIGRHLPEFSAADLEELIEDADHEIRRQTGGQAGTTLTGVVLVQEAGMPYWLFFNVGDSRTYRLSQGQFGQISVDHSEVQELVDTGSISAEQARTHPRRHVVTRALGTGDDAEADFWLMPVEEGDRILVCSDGLSGELTDDGIYAVLSTVRDPQHACEELVEATLRSGARDNVSLIIVDATGVGDEAEMQTTAPRGGTFAADVGHAVETGSHPAQPEGRMPAGAHAVPTDPAHGTPDRRTTEES
- a CDS encoding FHA domain-containing protein — its product is MTDQPAPAYAYAPGEWTVLVRGRLLAALPAGTAPATVGAVWDAMDDDAGIGTLLPLVSGGFGAGLAAMPPFAVASTAQGLHVILRGHVTLTVAGPTGSTTYTGERVTTWTEHLLDGGSSFTLTCGPLDGVEPSLPLVGGVVLAGSITATPAGTGAGTAADTGAKAQLAAGAEAQPAAAADARRARTGTPTTESSIESSPAPSTVSSATPSPASPAAHGRETGGGVVPVAEPGSLGAMDPELEAEPSTAVGQQAGGQPAGDAGPAAGAPDADDSATINPNLYLTSVPSDVADPSVVSAAEPLVPVTAPPAAGPAEDDAGPDGGPGTAAPAGTADQAVEAVEAVEDDGTSGPGYDHLWDQTIARRVEDAAVREDDDAPTLGPTPATEPASPPVTEPAASDTDAAVPGASAAAQAPATGPVPAPEPVTPPTFLIDSVPWAKPAPAPPAPAPAPSAPAPAPPAPEPAPNLPPAPADPLGDHDGQTIMRSQLPGAAGDTGAGDGPEAPAGADRVTGTGPLVLARLCVAGHANAPTSSACSVCGGRLQAETRQVHRPTLGVMRISTGEVVDLDRSVVVGRQPSVSRVQGREMPRLVQVQSASGDISRSHVEVRLDGWHVLLCDLKATNGTVLIREGQPPRRLGQGETAFLLDGDIAQLGDDVSLRFEDLP